GTCCACGCCAAGGCGCTGTTGGAGGCGGGCTTCACCGCCGTCCGCGATGCCGGCGCGCACGGCTACACCAACATCGCCACCCGCCAGGCGATCAACAACGGGCTGATCGTCGGGCCGCGCATGCGCGCGCCGGGCTACGGACTGACCAGCACCGGCGGCCACGGCGATAGCTACTACCGCCCAGAGGTCCACATCGACAATCCCGGTCTGGTCGACGGACCGGACGAAGTGCGCCGCACCACCCGCCTGATGCTGAAGATGGGTGCCGACTGCATCAAGTTCGTCTCGGCCACTGGCGGTGTCATGTCGGACGGCGACGAGCCGGCAGTGCCGCAGTTCACTGTCGAGGAGATGGCGGCAGGCATCCACGAGGCCAAGATGCACGGCGTCTACACCTTCGCGCACGCGCAGGGCAATCAGGGCATCAAGAACGCCATCACGGCCGGTATCAACAGCATCGAGCACGGCTTCTGGATCGATGATGAAGCTGCCCAGATGATGATCGACAACAACGTCTGGTTCGTCCCGACACTCAACGCCGTCTATCAGATCGTTGAGTACGGCGAAGAGGCTGGTATCCCGTCCTACGCGGTGCGCAAGGCACGCGCTGCGCAGGAAGCCCACCTCGAGAGCTTCGACCGCGCCTACAAGGCGGGCGTCAAGATCGCGATGGGCACAGACGCCGGCACGCCGTTCAATCGCCAGGGCGAGAACGCGATCGAGGTTGACCTGATGGTCCGCGCCGGCATGAAGGCGATGGACGCCATCGTCGCCACAACCAAGACTGCTGCCGAGCTGCTGCAGTGGGGCGACAAGACCGGCACGCTGGAGGCCGGCAAGTGGGCCGATGTCATCCTCGTCGACGGCAACCCGCTCGACAACGTCGGCATCCTCCGCCAGCCGGATCATATTGCGCTGGTCATGAAGGGCGGCACCGTCGCCGCAAGCCGGATGTAGGCCGACAACCAATCCATCTGCAACAGCGTGAGCCGTTAGGATTCCCGAGAATCCCAACGGCTCACTTTCGCATTCCTTTACGGAGTGCTCGTAATGGCCTCGACGAGATCGACCAGATCATCGAGCGTCCAGCGCGGCGCGGCCAGCACGGAGATTGAGTACCACGACTCAGCGTCCGACCATACGGCACTCGCCGGATCGCCGCTGTCTGGATGACCAACCCAGGCCACCTCGCCAATTGATGTGGTGATGTGCTGCGCCGCACGAGGTGCTGTCACAACGGTATTGCTGCGTGGGCTGATTGTGAGTTCCAGAGGCATGCCATCGGTGCTGCTCAGGATAATGTGATCCCAGGTGCCATCTTCGCAATATTGATTGGTGACCTGCCATTTGACGGGCAGCACCGCCTCGATCATGACTCGCGAGCACGTCGCGGAGGCTGCTGCTGTTGGCGTTGCAAACACGTCACTCGCCAATTGCTCACTCGGCAGCTCATCCCAGGTTTGGACATCGGACGAAGAGACGACGACAGTCCCACTATGCGCTGTCTCAGCCACGAAACTGATGCTCAACAGCCGTTCGCTGTGATCATCCAGTACAACACGGCGATGCACGCCGACTACGTCATCATCGATGGCATTGGAGAGCGACGCGAGCGACGCCGCGTCGAACTCAGGTGAAAGGTCAACGTCGATGAGCTGCTGACCTTCGCTTTCAGTAATGCGGATGTGATCAGCATCAGCAGCAATGAGATTCGTCCGAATCTGATCGAGCGACAGTCGTGTCACGTTCAGCTCGTCCGGAACCCATGTCGGCTCGCCGTCACCTGTCGCGACTCCATCTCGATACAGCAGCGCCCAGGTTGTTTCGGTTTGAACAAGGCGACCGATCACCGTGCCATCCAGGTCACGGGCCTCGATCGTTTGTTCCCAAACTCCGTCGTCAGAAGTTCGCTCCCAAATCTCCGTGACCCATGTTCGCTCACCACCCTGCTGACTCGAACGCTGGAATACCGTCGCGACAATATGACGGCCCTGTCCAGCGTCCGGAACAGAGACGAGTCGCTCGGCCGCTGAGGCAACATCGAATGCGTGATTCGGCTCGCGTTGGAGAAGCAGGCCAACAGCAATCAAGATGACCAACACAGCACCATACAACCCGGCCCGCATGAACCCCGGACGACCTGCCAACCAGAATCGCTTGGGTTGTTCTTGTTGAACGTTGGACGAAGCAACGATCATCAGCACTCGTTTTCGAACCGACGCTGGCGCATAGATCGATGTGAATGTCGAACGCAGTTCATCTTCAATCGCATCATCATTCGTCATCAGGTTATCTATCTGCATGCAGCAACCTCTTCACGGAGTTGGCGAATAACGCGCGTCAGGCGCATACGAACAGCGCTGCTCGAAATACCCAGGATGTCGGCAATTTCCACGCTTGTCAGTTCAGCGGCATATCGAAGAGCCACCAGCTCGCGTTGGTCACCAGGGAGTCGTGCAACCGCATTGAGAAGACAAATGCGCGTCTCAGTTCTTGCAACAGCAGCAAACATCTCGTCATCAGCGGTAACCTGACGGCGTCTGCGAGTGTCTACCGCATGCTTGATTGCACGCCATCTGTTGCGCTGGTGGTCAGCGATTCGACGAGACGCAATCGTGAACACCCAGGTGGTAAAAGCTCCGCGGTCGGCATCAAATGCATCAAGACGTTCGAACACGGCTAGCATTGTTTCGCTTGTAATGTCCTCT
This window of the Thermomicrobiales bacterium genome carries:
- a CDS encoding amidohydrolase family protein; the encoded protein is MAGRYLIRGGVLIDGTGADPIEDGAVLVEDDKIVEVGPASAISAGRADVIDAKGRTIMPGMIDTHIHIGSDGNPNPMGRLKDLVAYSAIKSAVHAKALLEAGFTAVRDAGAHGYTNIATRQAINNGLIVGPRMRAPGYGLTSTGGHGDSYYRPEVHIDNPGLVDGPDEVRRTTRLMLKMGADCIKFVSATGGVMSDGDEPAVPQFTVEEMAAGIHEAKMHGVYTFAHAQGNQGIKNAITAGINSIEHGFWIDDEAAQMMIDNNVWFVPTLNAVYQIVEYGEEAGIPSYAVRKARAAQEAHLESFDRAYKAGVKIAMGTDAGTPFNRQGENAIEVDLMVRAGMKAMDAIVATTKTAAELLQWGDKTGTLEAGKWADVILVDGNPLDNVGILRQPDHIALVMKGGTVAASRM
- a CDS encoding sigma-70 family RNA polymerase sigma factor produces the protein MPFEVVSSEVVTGTEVSDAQLVVAALHDPERFAQLYDRYADRVFRYALSRTSSFDAAEDITSETMLAVFERLDAFDADRGAFTTWVFTIASRRIADHQRNRWRAIKHAVDTRRRRQVTADDEMFAAVARTETRICLLNAVARLPGDQRELVALRYAAELTSVEIADILGISSSAVRMRLTRVIRQLREEVAACR